A portion of the Sabethes cyaneus chromosome 3, idSabCyanKW18_F2, whole genome shotgun sequence genome contains these proteins:
- the LOC128742538 gene encoding mucin-5AC, whose protein sequence is MSSKPRRGTDRRNYQRCTASRTTNALLLTSLTIFLSNLLSTAHGNPMHPFSSALAIGRNLRHLPCVVRSSGDEGICMFAIDCFKANGTHLGVCIDKIFFGSCCQVHDDSLLFNHEITDNSIDHNHSSGLHFQHFPPSMVDTNKKPPLTETRLPTTVAPKTTTKYELVSTSSTTTHRTTTKMTRRNATTPTTTIKVELKDDLPSTTDYWEFSTFQYVQNNKKPTHTFNNRRTTTEPPVKTTTRRLPPRTTASTTSTTTTTAKPTVTRKPAPSRNNTRAPAPQLTTQKTVVNTLTENNRNFTTWSTITRRPVTTVDTTTSSSRRPTTTSSTTVRRTSIPPRRPSTTSAEFSEETTISSTTRRPTTAPSILPMTRPINRRRPTITTTMEPDTTRATRPRPRPTSAIVTVPATSLDHLLEDLVTTLYTERTPAAMKVTEATTPTPTPTVNRRSSTTTTTTTKPTTTSTSTTTNSTTTTTTERPTTTRSTTTSSTTTSTTVPTTKTSTTVPTTAKTTISTTTASTASTTTTTKPTTTTTAKPRTTTSGRITPPADIDYPPETSQLYNLLDETTAGSGLVTWSSIVDDVPYEKLPGKSMPAGPTTSNSWILIHTLTPEEVLGTNGNQTNNHNSSTQPSSSAPLIDQTLPTLPEDIAIPVHDPSSNLPLPEAAYIYTIHDETNHSLSDELISHSQLASTPSPTAVVLNFSSVATQKPSSTAGSSISTSSTPSTTTSRTTTTTTTSTTTTTSTSPPPPPTTTTVTATTTTTTKSTTSSTSSTTPTTTTTTASTSSTTEADREATSSSVTSSTAPDSTPLGNHTEATKTPEPTTRPTTPSTTTKTTAPMTTAATSEQTSTSTTSSTNAPEILIEIIDPVTSSPKEPTTVQTAPWEQSTTAESVTDFVTEDGSFEEGSGSEEESGEEGSSSFESYESTAESVSSTPVLLPVTDDVFNTSVSSEPPGTMTSTGSTTESSTGAESTSSTGSTTPLNITSSLQSIASMFNISTSTGMPIRFPEDNSTEVSSSSSSSTTDGVTLSPDFLTTSAIPTLEGVDYRTVCGKRMFPEPRIVGGAKASFGRWPWQISLRQWRTSTYLHKCGAALLNENWAITAAHCVDNVPPSDLLLRLGEYDLALEEEPYGYQERRVQIVASHPQFDPRTFEYDLALLRFYEPVIFQPNIIPVCVPDGDENFIGRTAFVTGWGRLYEDGPLPSVLQEVTVPVIENKICETMYRSAGYIEHIPHIFICAGWKKGGYDSCEGDSGGPMVIQRQDKRFLLAGVISWGIGCAEANQPGVYTRISEFRDWINQILQF, encoded by the exons TGGCAATCGGCCGCAACCTGCGGCATCTGCCCTGTGTTGTGCGGAGCTCGGGCGATGAAGGAATCTGCATGTTTGCCATCGACTGCTTCAAAGCAAACGGGACCCACTTGGGAGTGTGTatcgataaaattttctttggCTCCTGCTGCCAGGTTCAT GACGATAGTTTGCTGTTCAACCATGAAATAACGGACAACAGTATAGATCATAATCACAGCTCCGGCTTGCACTTTCAGCACTTTCCACCGTCGATGGTTGATACTAATAAAAAGCCACCGCTAACTGAAACCCGTCTGCCTACGACGGTGGCACCAAAAACTACGACGAAATATGAATTGGTCAGCACTTCTTCAACGACCACCCACCGAACAACAACGAAGATGACGCGTAGGAATGCAACTACACCAACTACAACGATAAAAGTAGAGCTTAAGGATGACTTGCCATCTACAACGGACTATTGGGAATTTTCCACATTCCAATATGTTCAGAACAATAAAAAACCTACCCACACATTCAACAATCGTCGTACCACCACAGAACCACCGGTTAAGACAACTACCAGAAGGCTGCCACCTAGGACTACTGCTTCAACTACCAGCACAACAACTACTACTGCCAAACCGACTGTAACTCGCAAACCTGCTCCAAGTCGAAACAACACGAGAGCTCCAGCCCCTCAACTAACCACCCAAAAGACTGTAGTTAATACCTTAACAGAAAATAATAGAAATTTTACGACTTGGTCAACTATAACGCGCCGTCCTGTGACTACTGTAGATACTACAACGAGTTCCTCCAGACGTCCAACCACCACTAGCTCTACTACCGTGAGACGAACGTCAATTCCACCCAGAAGACCATCGACGACATCTGCTGAATTTTCTGAAGAAACAACAATATCTAGTACAACAAGACGACCAACGACAGCGCCTTCAATACTTCCCATGACTAGACCAATCAACAGACGAAGACCTACCATAACGACCACTATGGAACCAGATACCACCAGAGCAACTAGACCAAGACCACGACCAACTTCAGCAATTGTTACCGTACCTGCCACCTCCCTAGATCATCTACTGGAAGATCTTGTAACAACACTCTATACAGAACGAACTCCCGCTGCAA TGAAAGTAACAGAAGCAACAACCCCCACACCCACACCTACAGTTAATCGCCGATCTAGTACAACGACCACAACAACCACTAAACCAACTACAACTTCAACATCCACTACCACTAATTCTACAACTACAACAACCACTGAAAGGCCCACAACGACCCGCAGTACAACAACTAGTAGTACTACTACAAGTACTACTGTTCCTACAACAAAAACCTCCACAACTGTTCCTACGACCGCAAAAACTACAATTAGCACAACCACTGCTAGCACTGCTTCAACGACAACAACCACTAAGCCCACAACCACTACTACCGCTAAACCCCGCACAACGACATCCGGAAGAATTACACCTCCAGCAGATATCGACTATCCACCGGAGACATCGCAGCTGTACAATCTTCTGGATGAGACAACAGCCGGTTCCGGTTTAGTTACCTGGTCAAGCATTGTTGATGACGTTCCTTACGAGAAACTACCAGGTAAGTCAA TGCCGGCAGGTCCCACTACCTCAAATAGTTGGATACTGATTCATACACTAACCCCCGAAGAGGTGCTTGGCACCAACGGGAATCAAACGAATAACCACAACTCAAGTACGCAACCATCATCGTCCGCTCCGTTGATAGACCAGACGCTACCAACGTTGCCGGAGGATATTGCAATACCAGTGCATGACCCAAGTAGTAATCTACCTCTACCTGAAGCCGCATACATTTACACCATTCATGATGAAACTAACCATTCGCTAAGCGATGAGCTCATCTCTCATTCACAACTTGCCTCAACACCATCACCCACCGCAGTCGTCCTTAATTTTTCATCTGTAGCTACCCAAAAACCCAGCAGCACCGCTGGTAGTAGTATTTCCACCAGTAGCACTCCTTCCACTACGACATCAagaacgacgacaacgacgacaaccAGCACAACCACAACAACTTCAACATCTCCACCACCGCCGCCAACAACTACAACagtaacagcaacaacaactacAACTACAAAGTCAACGACTTCAAGTACTTCATCTACTACACCAACAACAACTACTACTACTGCCAGCACCAGCTCTACTACAGAAGCGGATCGCGAGGCAACAAGTAGTAGTGTTACCAGTAGTACCGCTCCAGATTCAACTCCATTGGGTAATCATACCGAAGCAACCAAAACTCCCGAACCAACCACAAGGCCTACAACACCATCGACAACAACCAAAACAACAGCCCCAATGACTACTGCCGCAACCAGCGAGCAAACAAGCACTAGCACAA CTAGCTCAACAAACGCGCCAGAAATTCTAATCGAAATTATCGATCCGGTAACCTCCTCTCCGAAGGAGCCAACGACGGTGCAGACCGCTCCGTGGGAACAATCCACTACCGCCGAATCGGTGACCGACTTCGTTACCGAGGACGGAAGTTTTGAAGAAGGCAGCGGCAGTGAAGAAGAATCCGGTGAGGAGGGAAGCTCCAGCTTCGAAAGCTACGAATCCACCGCGGAGTCCGTCAGCTCCACGCCGGTTCTACTACCGGTGACGGACGATGTTTTCAATACGAGCGTTTCGTCCGAACCACCAGGAACGATGACTTCTACGGGTTCTACGACCGAAAGTAGCACCGGTGCTGAAAGCACCAGTTCTACCGGTTCAACAACTCCGTTGAACATTACCAGTTCACTGCAATCGATTGCTTCCATGTTTAATATTTCCACCAGCACCGGAATGCCGATCCGGTTTCCGGAGGACAACAGCACCGaagttagtagtagtagtagtagtagcac TACCGATGGTGTTACGTTGTCCCCCGATTTTCTAACCACTTCGGCGATTCCGACATTGGAAGGCGTGGATTATCGTACTG TGTGTGGCAAGCGAATGTTTCCTGAGCCTCGGATCGTCGGCGGAGCTAAGGCATCCTTTGGCCGGTGGCCATGGCAGATTTCCCTGCGACAGTGGCGAACCTCGACCTACCTGCACAAATGCGGAGCCGCTCTGCTGAACGAGAACTGGGCCATCACGGCAGCTCACTGCGTGGATAA CGTTCCACCGTCGGATCTACTGCTACGTCTTGGCGAGTACGACCTGGCACTGGAAGAGGAACCCTATGGCTATCAGGAACGGCGGGTGCAGATTGTGGCATCCCATCCTCAGTTCGATCCCCGTACGTTCGAGTACGATCTAGCGTTGCTAAG atTCTACGAACCAGTGATATTCCAGCCAAATATTATTCCAGTTTGCGTTCCCGATGGGGATGAGAACTTTATCGGTCGGACAGCGTTCGTAACCGGCTGGGGGCGATTGTACGAAG ATGGTCCACTGCCAAGCGTCCTACAAGAGGTAACGGTTCCTGTGATCGAGAATAAAATCTGCGAAACAATGTACCGAAGTGCCGGTTATATTGAACACATACCACACATATTCATCTGTGCTGGATGGAAAAAGGGAGGATACGACTCCTGTGaag GCGATTCCGGAGGTCCAATGGTGATTCAGCGGCAAGACAAACGCTTCCTGCTGGCCGGAGTCATCTCCTGGGGTATCGGTTGTGCAGAGGCCAATCAGCCCGGGGTGTACACGAGGATATCGGAGTTCAGGGACTGGATCAACCAGATTCTGCAGTTCTGA